Proteins found in one Neofelis nebulosa isolate mNeoNeb1 chromosome 3, mNeoNeb1.pri, whole genome shotgun sequence genomic segment:
- the MGAT4D gene encoding alpha-1,3-mannosyl-glycoprotein 4-beta-N-acetylglucosaminyltransferase-like protein MGAT4D encodes MRTKHVNVLIALAAFVLFSFSCFCISRMTQTSNQLINCRNHILEFKEKILRLKNKTERNRQELINALSKMKYEMTQRENTSTDLVEKKINTLGKDETVSNNTFEVLNFFFPHLRKVGRIYPDVIIGKEKTGVSFALGISTVSRGNQSYLKQTLNSVVSRMTLSEEKDSVVIVSVADRNEDYLKSVVDMITKRFKRQLKSGSLEVISIPAFFYPNMLHVKQSTEDSGKLESWRIKQVLDFCFLMLYAQPKAMYYLQLEDDIIAKKMYFTKITDFLHNITSNNWFYIEFSILGFIGKLFKSEDLTDLVRFFLMFYKDKPIDLLLGDIFQVKMCNPGETPEKCAERNKQIRIRYKPSLFQHVGIQSSFPGREQYSKKI; translated from the exons gtaatcaattaattaattgtaGAAACCACATTTTGGAATTTAAGGAGAAAATTctacgtttaaaaaataaaactgaaagaaatcgCCAAGAGCTGATCAATGCCTTGAGTAAAATGAAGTATGAaatgacacagagagaaaatacgTCCACGGACTTAG ttgagaagaaaattaatacacTGGGTAAGGATGAAACAGTgtctaataatacatttgaagtcctaaatttctttttccctcatcTAAGGAAAGTGGGCAGAATTTACCCTGATGTAATCATTGGCAAAGAAAAAACAGGTG TCTCTTTTGCGCTGGGTATTTCCACTGTTAGCAGAGGAAATCAAAGTTACCTGAAGCAAACCCTGAATTCTGTTGTCTCCAGGATGACTCTCTCAGAAGAGAAGGACTCTGTGGTGATTGTCTCGGTCGCAGAT agaaatgaaGATTATTTAAAATCTGTTGTTGACATGATTACAAAAAG ATTCAAAAGGCAGCTGAAGTCTGGATCCTTGGAAGTCATTTCAATACCTGCCTTTTTTTATCCAAACATGTTACATGTCAAGCAGTCAACTGAGGACTCAGGAAAATTAGAGAG ttGGCGCATCAAACAAGtgctggatttttgttttttgatgctgTATGCCCAACCAAAGGCCATGTATTATTTACAG ctaGAAGATGATATCATAGCTAAAAAGATGTACTTTACAAAAATCACAGATTTTTTGCATAATATCACTTCAAATAATTGGTTTTATATTGAGTTTTCAATTCTTGGATTCATAG GAAAGCTATTTAAATCTGAGGACTTAACTGACTTGGtgcgtttttttttaatgttctacaAAGATAAACCCATAGATTTGCTTTTGGGGGATATTTTTCAGGTAAAGATGTGTAACCCAGGAGAGACTCCT gAAAAATGTGCAGAACGAAATAAGCAAATTCGTATTCGATATAAACCTTCTCTTTTCCAGCATGTGGGTATACAGTCATCATTCCCTGGAAGAGAACAATATTCCAAA aaaatatga